A region of the Muricauda sp. MAR_2010_75 genome:
CCAAAGCACCGCCATTGATGCGATATTGATAGGGAGCCAGACCTCCTGAAGCGTTAACTACCAAAGTGGCAGCACCAAAGTTATCATAGCAAAAATCTGAAGCTCCGTTGTCCAAAGTCAAGCTGGGGGCATCCAAGCTGGTCAAGGTGAAGCTATCTGTTACGGTACATCCATTGGCATCGGTAACGCTCACTTGATAGGAACCATCTTGGGACAGGTTGGAGAAGGTACTTCCATTTTTAGGGCCTCTTGTGGAACCATTGGGCTGGGTCAAGGTATATCGGTTACCGCCCCATCCACCTACGGTATTGATACGAACGGCTCCCGTATTTCCATTCTGACAGCTCATTGCAGTAACATCTAAACTGGAAATAGCAAAAGCGGTTGAAGGTTCTTCAATCACCAAAGTGGCTGTATCAACACAATTGGTTTCCTCATCGGTCACGGAAATCACATAGCTTCCGGCGGTCAAGCCTGTCAATGGAATAACGCTTCCACTTTGTCCTGTTGAAACTGGTCCACCGTCAATGCTATAGCTATAGGTAGAATTAAAACCATCCACCAAATAGCGTCCTTCCCCATCAGAATCGCCTACACAGGTGACCACTTTGGTCTGTTGACCTCGTACTCCAATGGAACTGATATCGGTTATGGCGTAGTTTTCATCATAAGAACAGCCTGCATTGTCCGTAACCCTAAACGTATAGGTCCCCAATCCTAATCCACTAAAGGTATTATTGGTTCCATTATTCACAGCACTTCCGGCTGGAGCAATAATTTCATAGGTATATGGACCAGAGCCACCAGTAACAGTCAACCCCACTGAAGCTGTGGTAGTGATACAATCCAGACTGGAAATGGTAAAATCCAAATTAGTCGGCTTGTTCAGGGCATTAAAGACAATATCGGAAAGAGACTGAACGCACCCATTGGCATCTCGAATCATTGGGGTATAGGTCCCCACACCTAAATTCGTGAAAACTGGATTACTACTGAATCCAGCTCCTACGCTGTATTCATAAGGCACTGTTCCTCCGGAAACTCCTGAAATGGTGATTTGCCCTCCATTTTCATTTCCGCAGCTGGGCGCTGTATCTGGTGTAGCCGTAGCTGTTATTGTTGATGGCGTTCCTATGCTTGCCGTTTGTGGCGTTGTGGTACAGGTAAAGGAATCCTGCTCATAGCGTAATACCACATTATAGGTTCCAGGTGCCAAGTTGGAAAAGGTATTACTGATTTGAAAACTTGAACCATTGTTGATACTGTACTCAATCTCATAACCAAATCCGTTGGTCACATTAATGGTGATTCTGCCGTCATTGGCTCCTCCACAATTGGCATCTTCTTCGGTAAAATTGAAAATTGGTGGTGGAATGTCTGGAACATCTACAGATCCGCTTCGTTGACATCCATTGGCATCTTCTACCAATATATTGTAGGTTCCCGCAGAAGTAACGGTAAAAGTGGTAGACCCATTATAGGTGGAACCAAAGGGTCCTCCATCCACACTAAAACGGTACGGGGCAGTTCCCCCGGAGGTGGTCAGGTTTACATCCACCGATGTAGCCCCACAACCAAAACTGTCAGAAGCCGTTGCAGAAACCGCTAGTGGACTGATTCCATTTCCGATGACTATGGGGTCACCATCAACATCTGTAGTTATGGTCTCAGAACAATTGTTGGTTTCCACTCGAATACTATAAGTACCTGGGCTTACATTGGCAAAGGTGTAGGAGTCGGCTCCGTTTGGTCCGAAAGTATCCACCGTAACTCCATTTTTAACCAATCTATACGTATAAAAGCCAGGAACACCGGATACTTGCACATCAATACTTCCCAACTCACTGCTGCACAGAATATCATTGGCGGTAACATCCACATTGATGTCCAAATCATCAATGGTCACCACATTCGATGGAAACACACAGGCCGTAGCAGACACATTTTTTAAACGCACATAAACTCTGTAGTCACCTGAAGAAGTAATATCAAAGAATGGAGCGTCCTGATAGGGTCCCGCAGCACTGTTCAAACTGTACTCGTAGCCAGCAGGAACATTGGTCACCTCTACCCTACCTGGGTTTCCACATACAATATCTTCCTTGATCAATTGTGGGTTCAAAGGGTTCAACGAGGACTTGAAATAGTAGTATTGCCCGGAATTTACACGCACCCGAAACTCACCCGCAGTGGAAAGGTCATAGGTAGCACCTGTTCCAACTGTATTCCAAGTACAGGCCCCGTTAATGGTAGGACAGTCATCCACTACAGTGGGCGCACAGGTGTTGGGGTCCAGTTTTTGCCACTGGTAACTGCTACCGGATAGACTTAGTGATATGGTTCGGATGTCACTGGTACCGCACAAAAAGAATTTGGCAAGTGTGCTACCATCGTTGGGGCAAACCACTTCTTCATTGGCCCCTTGGATAATGGTCATGAACATGCTACTACTTGCAGCAAAAGATGCATCCGCTTGAGTTGCCGATGCCCTTTCGGAAGAAATCTCCGTCTTTTCATCAGCACTTTTTTCGGAAACAGTGGATACTATTTTGGTAAGTATCCGGTTGACCTCTGTCTTTGCTAATACCGTGGAACAAAATATGGATATGAACACCATCAACACGACATATAGCAAATGCCTTGTTTTTTGAGGGAGCATAGGTTAAGTCTTGTTAGGGCAGAATACTCAGATTTGGGACCTTAATATTCTTACATCGTAATTGTCTATACTTATAAAAATCTCTTTATCTTCAACACACTCAACTACCAAAAAGTAGCCGTTTATCTATGAAATCTGTTATTTCAACGTGAAATTATGAAAAAAAGTATCATATTTCAGTATTTTTTCGTTGTACTGCTAAGTACATCTTGCGCCCAAACCCCTGATAAAAGCATAAATCTTCCCAAAACCGTTGATTTTACTGTAGAATCCGTTGTATCCGGTTTACAGACCCCTTGGGGCATGGTATTCCTTCCGGATGGGAGTATGCTCATAACGGAGAAAACAGGGGAACTCATACATTATAGTTCTGGAAAGACAACTAAAATCAGTAATGTCCCTGAGGTTTATGTTCGTGGTCAGGGTGGGTTGATGGACATTGAACTACATCCCAATTACAAGGAAAACGGATGGCTCTACTTATCCTTTGCTTCTTCGGATGGTGATGGAAAAGGAGGAAATACGGCCATTATGCGAGCTAAACTCTCCAATAACAGACTGACACAAAAACAATTACTCTACAAAGCGGAACCCAATTCCACCCGAGGACAGCATTTTGGCTCCCGACTTGAATTTGACAATGAAGGATACCTCTATTTTTCAGTGGGAGAACGCGGCAACAGGGACGTTAATCCGCAGGACATTACACGGGATGGTGGCAAAATATACCGAATCCATGATGATGGGCGTATTCCTGATGATAATCCCTTTGTGGGAAAATCTGGAGCAAAGACGGCCATTTTTAGTTATGGGCATAGAAATCCGCAAGGGCTGGCCAAACATCCCGAAACGGGTCAACTATGGGAGCATGAACATGGCCCCAGGGGTGGGGACGAAATCAATATCATCGAGAAAGGTAAAAATTACGGTTGGCCCGTCATTACCTATGGCATAAATTACAGCGGCACCAAGATTACGGATGAGACCTCAAGGCCGGGCATGGAGCAACCTTTGTATCAATGGACACCTTCCATTGCTCCCTCGGGAATGACCTTCGTGACTTCGGACAAATACCCCAAATGGAAAGGAAATTTGCTGGTAGGTTCATTGTCATTTCAATATTTGGAACGTCTAGAACTACAAAATGACAAAGTTACTTACCGCGAAAAACTGTTGGATGGTATGGGACGGGTACGCAATGTCCGCCAAGGACCCGATGGCTATATCTATGTAGGTATCGAAGGTAAGGGAATTGTACGGTTGGTTCCAAAGTAGGATTACCGTAGGGCATCAACCGCCCGTTTGACCGAGCCATATTTTTTTAAAGCCTTTTCTGCCTCTTCGTAATTCAGGCCGAGTTCTTCCATGATATATCGAGTACCTCTGTCTACCAACTTAGTGTTGCTCAATTGCATGTTCACCATTTTGTTGCCTTTTACCCGACCAATACGGATCATGAGAGCCGTGGTAATCATGTTGAGCACCATTTTTTGGCTGGTACCGCTTTTCATACGGGTGCTTCCGGTTAAAAACTCAGGACCAACATTCACTTCTATAGCGATATCAGATCCTGTGGCCAAAGGTGACCCTGGGTTATTGGTGATGCCCGCGGTTAAAATACCATTCTCTTTAGCCTTTGTGATTCCTCCCAAAACATAGGGTGTCGTCCCTGAAGCAGCAATCCCAACCAACACATCGTTGGAATTGATATCAAACTCCTGAAGGTCTTTCCACGCTTGGTCTAAATCATCCTCGGCAAACTCCACCGCTTTTCGGATGGCTGTATCACCACCTGCAATCAACCCAATGACCCTATCGTAAGGCATTCCAAAGGTTGGTGGAATTTCCGAAGCATCCAAAATGCCCAAACGTCCGCTGGTACCGGCACCGATATAAAACAATCGACCTCCTTTTTCAAATCGTTTAGCAGTCTCATCCACTAATTTTGCCACTTTGGGCAATACTTCTTCTACGGCATTTGCAACTTTCTTGTCTTCATTGTTGATATGGCTCACAATGTCCAAGCTCGACATTTCTTCCAACTGGTCGTAAAGGGAAGCTTCTTCTGTTATTTTGATGTGTTTTTTCACAGAGATTACAATAATTGTAGGTTCATATTCTTGAATGCAGCGAGTTTTTCGTCCCAAGGTTCCAACTCGGTCACCATGGTGTTGATTACATTTAAATCGCAGGTTTTAAATCGATGTTGGGAATTCAATTTCTCCGAAATGCACAACAGCACCGTTTTCTTGGAAGCATTGATCACCGCCTTTTTGGTCTGCACCACATCCCAATCAAATTCCGTCAGTCCATATTGGGAATCCACGTAACCGGTTCCTATAAAACTATAGTCCACTTTTATTTCAGACAATGCATGAATGGCGCTGGAACCCATGGCTATTTGTGAGTCTGGAGAAAGGGTCCCACCAATAAATATGGTCTCAATGTTGGGTTTGTTCAATAATTCCATGGCCACTGGTAGACTTAAGGTAAAACATGTAAGCTTTAAGTTGGCCGGAAGCAAGCGAGCGAGTTCCAAGCAGGTCGTTCCTCCATCTATAAGAACTACGCTGTTCTCCCGAATCAGAGCTTTGGCTTTATTGGCAATGGCTATTTTTTTGTCCAGTGCGTATACATTGCTGC
Encoded here:
- a CDS encoding DeoR/GlpR family DNA-binding transcription regulator produces the protein MLKEERQHAILNEVELHNRVLLTDLAEKLDVSIDTVRRDVKELDAESLLIKVHGGAVSLGFANHSPTRSNVYALDKKIAIANKAKALIRENSVVLIDGGTTCLELARLLPANLKLTCFTLSLPVAMELLNKPNIETIFIGGTLSPDSQIAMGSSAIHALSEIKVDYSFIGTGYVDSQYGLTEFDWDVVQTKKAVINASKKTVLLCISEKLNSQHRFKTCDLNVINTMVTELEPWDEKLAAFKNMNLQLL
- the murQ gene encoding N-acetylmuramic acid 6-phosphate etherase — its product is MKKHIKITEEASLYDQLEEMSSLDIVSHINNEDKKVANAVEEVLPKVAKLVDETAKRFEKGGRLFYIGAGTSGRLGILDASEIPPTFGMPYDRVIGLIAGGDTAIRKAVEFAEDDLDQAWKDLQEFDINSNDVLVGIAASGTTPYVLGGITKAKENGILTAGITNNPGSPLATGSDIAIEVNVGPEFLTGSTRMKSGTSQKMVLNMITTALMIRIGRVKGNKMVNMQLSNTKLVDRGTRYIMEELGLNYEEAEKALKKYGSVKRAVDALR
- a CDS encoding PQQ-dependent sugar dehydrogenase, which gives rise to MKKSIIFQYFFVVLLSTSCAQTPDKSINLPKTVDFTVESVVSGLQTPWGMVFLPDGSMLITEKTGELIHYSSGKTTKISNVPEVYVRGQGGLMDIELHPNYKENGWLYLSFASSDGDGKGGNTAIMRAKLSNNRLTQKQLLYKAEPNSTRGQHFGSRLEFDNEGYLYFSVGERGNRDVNPQDITRDGGKIYRIHDDGRIPDDNPFVGKSGAKTAIFSYGHRNPQGLAKHPETGQLWEHEHGPRGGDEINIIEKGKNYGWPVITYGINYSGTKITDETSRPGMEQPLYQWTPSIAPSGMTFVTSDKYPKWKGNLLVGSLSFQYLERLELQNDKVTYREKLLDGMGRVRNVRQGPDGYIYVGIEGKGIVRLVPK